In one Microbulbifer pacificus genomic region, the following are encoded:
- the xdhA gene encoding xanthine dehydrogenase small subunit: MIEFYLNGRHRQLASVDPNLTVLEWLRTEARLTGTKEGCASGDCGACTVAIGTLDSSTDSERLRYDSVNSCIALVGSLHGKHLITVDGLQSEPAHPVQKEMVECHGAQCGFCTPGIIMSLFALHTESRARGKTVDDAALMESLGGNLCRCTGYRPIVEAGRKAAVQEWQPAEGTEQKSTPAEIDLRGPAWLQNPAMIAQLKQVQNNPVTVAAENGRRYDAPITLAQLRQLRAEFPQARLVAGGTDLSLEITQFLRDLDHVISVNNIPELQEIREQQDGLYLGAAASYRAAEHALASRWPHFHTMLERLGSKQIRNRGTVGGNIGNASPIGDMPPALIALGAELELDGVDGVRRLPLQEFFHDYKKTDLRPNEFIRGVWIPASLSDEQLLIYKISKRLDDDISAVLGAFWLKLDGAIVEDCRLAFGGMAAIPKRAANAEAALRGQPWNLSSVARAVGALAEDFSPMSDVRASAEYRQQVAGNLIRRALLDSARSDFKPVKHHTDNNHKPLMVNEYA; the protein is encoded by the coding sequence GTGATCGAGTTCTATCTGAATGGGCGGCATCGGCAGTTGGCGAGCGTCGACCCCAACCTCACCGTTCTGGAATGGCTGCGCACCGAGGCACGGCTGACCGGCACCAAGGAAGGCTGCGCCTCCGGCGATTGCGGTGCCTGCACCGTGGCCATCGGCACCTTGGATTCCTCCACCGACAGCGAGCGCCTGCGCTACGACAGCGTCAACAGCTGCATCGCCCTGGTGGGCAGCCTGCACGGCAAACACCTGATTACCGTAGACGGTCTGCAAAGCGAGCCCGCACACCCGGTACAGAAAGAAATGGTGGAATGCCACGGCGCCCAGTGCGGCTTCTGTACACCGGGGATCATCATGTCCCTGTTTGCATTACACACCGAAAGCCGCGCCCGCGGTAAAACCGTAGACGATGCGGCGCTGATGGAATCTCTCGGCGGCAACCTGTGCCGTTGCACCGGCTACCGCCCCATTGTGGAAGCGGGGCGCAAGGCCGCGGTACAGGAGTGGCAGCCCGCAGAGGGAACAGAGCAGAAAAGCACACCCGCTGAAATCGATCTGCGCGGCCCCGCCTGGCTGCAAAATCCGGCGATGATCGCGCAACTCAAGCAGGTGCAGAACAACCCGGTTACGGTCGCCGCCGAGAACGGCCGCCGCTACGATGCCCCCATCACCCTCGCCCAGCTGCGCCAACTGCGCGCGGAATTTCCACAGGCCCGCCTGGTGGCCGGCGGCACCGACCTTTCATTGGAAATTACCCAGTTCCTGCGAGATTTGGACCATGTCATCAGCGTAAACAACATTCCCGAGCTCCAGGAAATCCGCGAACAGCAGGACGGCCTCTACCTCGGTGCCGCCGCCAGTTACCGCGCCGCGGAACACGCGCTGGCCAGTCGCTGGCCCCACTTTCACACCATGCTGGAGCGCCTCGGCTCCAAACAGATCCGCAACCGCGGCACCGTGGGTGGCAATATCGGCAACGCGTCCCCCATCGGTGACATGCCACCGGCGTTGATTGCGCTCGGTGCCGAGCTGGAGCTGGACGGTGTGGACGGCGTTCGCCGCCTGCCATTGCAGGAGTTTTTCCACGACTACAAAAAAACCGACCTGCGCCCCAATGAATTTATCCGCGGCGTATGGATCCCGGCCTCCCTGTCCGATGAACAGCTGCTGATCTACAAAATCTCCAAACGCCTGGACGACGATATTTCCGCGGTGCTCGGTGCTTTCTGGCTGAAGCTCGACGGTGCCATTGTGGAAGACTGCCGTCTCGCTTTCGGCGGCATGGCGGCCATCCCCAAGCGCGCGGCCAATGCCGAAGCGGCACTGCGTGGCCAGCCCTGGAACCTGAGTTCCGTCGCCCGCGCGGTCGGCGCACTCGCGGAAGACTTCTCCCCCATGAGCGACGTGCGCGCCTCCGCGGAATACCGCCAGCAGGTGGCCGGCAACCTGATCCGTCGCGCCCTGCTCGACTCGGCGCGCAGCGACTTCAAGCCCGTCAAACACCACACGGACAATAACCACAAGCCATTGATGGTGAATGAATATGCGTAA
- a CDS encoding TetR/AcrR family transcriptional regulator, with amino-acid sequence MPRPKNSPLSSSHNAEEIELARALDMDVEGAGRPGRKKRPGKIRTRNRERILMAAEEEFALNGFRGTTIQRIAERAELPKSNVLYYFSNKERLYTALFDTITGRWNAMLESIKPEDDPAMTLARFIKAKVEMSRTHPLASRLFAMEVIQGAPVLKEHLRTNMRDWVRDRSRVMQQWVDEGRMAPVDPVQLILLIWSSTQHYADFQTQILVIENKAEYTREDFDHAAKFLIEVILRGCGLNVPPFESVEVDLDFDAEG; translated from the coding sequence ATGCCCCGTCCCAAAAACTCGCCACTGAGCTCTTCGCACAACGCTGAAGAAATCGAACTTGCCCGCGCACTGGATATGGACGTTGAAGGTGCCGGCAGGCCCGGCCGCAAAAAGCGCCCGGGTAAAATCCGCACGCGCAACCGCGAGCGGATCCTGATGGCGGCAGAGGAAGAGTTTGCCCTGAACGGTTTCCGCGGTACCACCATCCAGCGTATAGCCGAGCGCGCCGAGCTGCCGAAATCCAATGTGCTGTATTACTTCAGCAATAAGGAGCGCCTGTACACCGCCTTGTTTGACACGATTACCGGGCGTTGGAATGCCATGCTGGAGTCCATCAAACCGGAAGACGACCCGGCGATGACACTGGCGCGCTTTATCAAGGCCAAAGTGGAGATGTCCCGCACCCACCCCCTGGCTTCACGCCTGTTCGCCATGGAGGTGATCCAGGGGGCGCCGGTGCTGAAAGAGCATCTGCGCACCAATATGCGCGACTGGGTACGCGACCGCTCACGGGTGATGCAGCAGTGGGTCGACGAGGGGCGCATGGCGCCCGTGGACCCGGTGCAGCTGATCCTGTTGATCTGGTCCTCCACCCAGCACTATGCGGATTTCCAGACCCAGATTCTGGTGATCGAGAATAAAGCGGAGTACACCCGCGAGGACTTCGATCACGCGGCGAAATTCCTGATCGAGGTAATTCTGCGGGGCTGTGGGCTGAACGTGCCTCCGTTTGAGTCGGTGGAGGTGGACCTGGATTTCGATGCCGAGGGATGA
- the guaD gene encoding guanine deaminase has translation MSQRKAYRSAILHSIADPRDVGIEASYAYFEDGLLVVEDGKVLDVGHADTLLGKFSDADLTTYSDTLITAGFIDTHIHYPQLDIIGAYGEQLLEWLETYTFPAERKFEDPEHATRLAQVFLEELLRNGTTTALVFGTVHKQSIDAFFSEAQKLDLRMIAGKVMMDRNAPEYLRDTPESAYADSKELIERWHGKGRLHYAVTPRFAPTSTPEQLALAGQLFQEYPGLYMHTHISENKQEIEWVRGLFPERSGYLDVYDHHGLIGERAVFAHGVHLCDDECQRLGETGSAVAFCPTSNLFLGSGLLNLDKLEECGVRVGLGTDVGAGTSFSQLQSLNEAYKVMQLQGKKLDPFRALYLATLGGARSLYLDDRIGNLQPGKDADFVVLDYNATPLISRRMAQATTLAERLFALMILGDDRAVKETYAAGVCRHRK, from the coding sequence ATGTCCCAACGCAAAGCCTACCGATCCGCCATTCTCCACAGCATCGCCGATCCCCGTGATGTCGGAATCGAGGCTTCTTACGCATATTTTGAAGACGGCCTGCTGGTGGTCGAAGACGGCAAAGTGCTCGACGTCGGGCACGCGGATACGCTGCTTGGCAAGTTCTCCGATGCGGATCTGACGACCTACTCCGACACCCTGATTACCGCCGGCTTTATCGATACCCATATCCACTATCCACAGCTGGACATCATCGGCGCCTACGGCGAACAGCTGCTGGAGTGGCTGGAGACGTATACCTTCCCGGCGGAGCGCAAATTCGAAGATCCCGAGCATGCCACCCGGCTTGCCCAGGTCTTTCTGGAAGAACTGCTGCGCAACGGTACCACCACCGCGCTGGTGTTCGGCACTGTGCACAAACAGTCCATTGACGCCTTTTTCAGTGAGGCGCAAAAGCTTGATCTGCGCATGATCGCCGGCAAGGTAATGATGGATCGCAATGCGCCGGAATACCTGCGCGATACCCCGGAGTCCGCCTACGCCGACAGCAAGGAGCTGATCGAGCGCTGGCACGGCAAGGGCCGTCTGCACTATGCCGTTACCCCGCGCTTCGCGCCTACGAGTACCCCCGAGCAGCTGGCCCTGGCGGGCCAGCTATTTCAGGAATATCCGGGTCTTTATATGCACACCCATATCTCCGAGAACAAACAGGAGATTGAGTGGGTACGGGGGCTCTTCCCTGAACGCAGTGGCTATCTCGATGTGTACGACCACCACGGCCTGATCGGTGAGCGCGCGGTGTTCGCCCACGGCGTTCACTTGTGCGATGACGAGTGTCAGCGTTTGGGTGAGACCGGTTCAGCGGTGGCGTTCTGCCCCACCTCCAACCTGTTTCTCGGCAGCGGTCTGCTCAATCTCGACAAGCTCGAAGAGTGCGGTGTGCGCGTGGGCCTCGGTACCGATGTGGGGGCCGGAACCAGCTTCTCGCAACTGCAGAGCCTGAACGAGGCCTATAAGGTAATGCAGCTGCAGGGCAAAAAACTCGACCCGTTCCGGGCGTTGTATCTGGCTACGCTCGGCGGTGCCCGCTCGCTGTACCTGGATGATCGGATCGGTAATCTGCAGCCGGGCAAGGACGCGGATTTCGTCGTACTTGATTACAATGCCACGCCGCTGATCAGCCGTCGTATGGCGCAGGCGACCACGCTTGCGGAGCGGCTTTTCGCACTGATGATCCTGGGTGATGACCGCGCGGTGAAGGAAACCTATGCCGCGGGCGTGTGCCGCCATCGCAAGTAG
- a CDS encoding NCS2 family permease, with protein MSSESAGILDRIFKLNEHQTTVKTELIAGLTTFFTMAYVIFVNPNVMAAAGMDHGAAFVATCIGAALACFLMGLYANWPVGLAPGMGLNAFFTYTVVGEMGYSWEVALGAVFLSGVLFMIMSLSRIREWLLNSIPMSLRFAMGAGVGLFLGLIGLKTAGIVVDNPATLLSMGSFSNPSALLAAICFLLIAILSYRKMFGAILFSMLAVTAVGWAFGLVEYQGLVSAPPSLASTWLAMDVKGALNVGMISVILAFLFVNMFDTAGTLMGVAHRAHLVDDDGRIKNLSRALKADSTSSVMGAFLGCPPVTSYVESASGVAAGGRTGLTAVTVGVLFLLAMFLAPLAGMIPAYATAGALIYVAMLMMGGMAHINWKDHTDTIPAIVTVVMMPLTFSIANGIALGFLTYTAMKLFTGQHDKISVSLYVLSAIFIAKFAFL; from the coding sequence ATGAGCTCAGAGAGCGCCGGTATTCTCGACCGGATTTTTAAACTCAACGAACATCAGACCACAGTAAAGACCGAGCTCATCGCGGGCCTCACCACGTTCTTTACCATGGCCTATGTGATTTTCGTAAACCCCAACGTCATGGCCGCGGCTGGCATGGATCATGGGGCAGCGTTTGTCGCCACCTGTATAGGCGCCGCGTTGGCCTGTTTCCTCATGGGACTGTATGCCAACTGGCCTGTAGGGTTGGCGCCGGGTATGGGGCTCAACGCCTTCTTCACCTACACCGTGGTAGGGGAGATGGGCTACAGCTGGGAAGTGGCGCTGGGCGCGGTCTTCCTTTCCGGTGTCCTGTTCATGATCATGAGCCTGTCGCGGATTCGGGAGTGGTTGCTGAACAGTATCCCCATGAGTCTGCGCTTTGCCATGGGGGCTGGAGTCGGTCTTTTCCTCGGTCTGATCGGTCTCAAGACCGCGGGCATTGTGGTGGATAACCCGGCTACTTTGCTTTCCATGGGCAGCTTCAGCAATCCGTCCGCGCTGCTGGCGGCGATCTGTTTCCTGCTGATTGCCATTCTGAGTTATCGCAAAATGTTTGGCGCCATCCTGTTCAGCATGCTGGCGGTGACCGCCGTTGGCTGGGCCTTTGGCCTGGTGGAATATCAGGGGCTGGTTTCCGCACCGCCGAGCCTGGCATCAACCTGGCTGGCAATGGATGTCAAAGGTGCGTTGAACGTGGGCATGATCAGCGTAATCCTCGCCTTCCTGTTCGTGAACATGTTCGACACCGCCGGTACCCTGATGGGTGTCGCTCACCGCGCGCATCTGGTGGATGATGATGGCCGGATCAAAAACCTTTCCCGCGCACTGAAAGCGGATTCCACTTCCAGTGTCATGGGCGCGTTTCTCGGCTGCCCGCCGGTCACCAGTTACGTGGAAAGCGCGTCCGGTGTCGCCGCGGGTGGACGTACCGGTCTCACCGCGGTGACGGTGGGGGTGCTTTTCCTGCTGGCCATGTTCCTGGCACCCCTGGCCGGTATGATTCCCGCCTATGCGACCGCCGGTGCGTTGATCTACGTGGCGATGTTGATGATGGGCGGTATGGCGCACATCAACTGGAAGGATCACACCGATACCATCCCCGCCATCGTGACCGTGGTGATGATGCCGCTGACGTTTTCCATTGCCAACGGTATCGCGCTGGGTTTTCTGACTTACACCGCTATGAAGTTGTTCACCGGCCAACACGACAAAATTTCAGTCAGCCTGTATGTGCTGAGCGCAATTTTTATTGCCAAGTTCGCATTCCTGTAA
- a CDS encoding outer membrane protein OmpK yields the protein MKSIKNILTKAIVASAFTAAIVPAAHAERFFGTSTLSLLHSGQYETFGGVQEDATVFTFENIAANNWGDSFFFIDRYQVEDEDAGVNDLYGEFAPRVSLSWLTGSELTFGPVKDVLLAGTYEFGGGADADNYLAGVGVSWDLPGLQYFNTNVYYVDNNTAFDDPNDWQMTVTWGAPFEIGSAKFLFDGFADYSSGVSGAQAAETHINPQLTLDVGSLTDRPGVMYAGIEYSYWRNKFGSRAIDTENAVSALVKFYF from the coding sequence GTGAAATCAATCAAAAATATCCTGACCAAGGCCATTGTGGCCTCCGCGTTTACCGCGGCTATCGTACCTGCCGCACACGCCGAACGCTTTTTCGGTACATCCACTCTGTCCCTGTTACACAGTGGCCAGTACGAAACCTTTGGTGGCGTTCAGGAAGATGCAACCGTATTTACCTTTGAAAACATCGCCGCGAATAACTGGGGCGACAGTTTTTTCTTTATCGACCGCTATCAGGTGGAGGATGAGGACGCTGGAGTGAATGACCTTTATGGTGAGTTTGCCCCACGTGTAAGCCTGAGCTGGCTCACTGGCAGTGAGCTGACGTTTGGCCCGGTCAAAGACGTCTTGCTGGCGGGAACATACGAATTTGGCGGTGGTGCCGATGCGGACAATTACCTGGCGGGTGTTGGTGTAAGCTGGGATCTTCCGGGGCTGCAGTACTTCAATACCAACGTCTACTACGTAGACAACAATACTGCCTTTGACGATCCCAACGACTGGCAGATGACCGTCACCTGGGGCGCGCCGTTTGAGATCGGCTCGGCCAAATTCCTGTTTGACGGATTTGCGGATTACTCCTCCGGTGTGAGCGGTGCCCAGGCCGCGGAAACCCACATCAATCCACAGCTGACTCTGGATGTGGGCAGTCTTACCGACAGACCTGGGGTGATGTACGCGGGTATCGAGTATTCCTACTGGCGCAACAAGTTTGGCAGCCGCGCGATTGATACTGAAAATGCCGTGAGTGCGTTGGTGAAGTTTTACTTCTAA